One Coccinella septempunctata chromosome X, icCocSept1.1, whole genome shotgun sequence genomic window carries:
- the LOC123321697 gene encoding uncharacterized protein LOC123321697, whose translation MENQGRSNRNDAFEPSALQISADVEKKNPEEKQDPTETELCQQLTDTLSISSELTHTLTPIPSLTDRTISISRNTNSLTRFSEDEDTENIDGNNVKLTNWTTRSFCTSTEDMISSGIFDSDIEASGNEGTIESLPRESISTNEDSAYKWHDISASDIWDEDDATLVPYNRKPRIIVESSSEDEPRKLRKPLTFFNIRKSEASDNSYPHSSNRTYSNLDDFQGSSTLTSEGLCSN comes from the exons ATGGAAAATCAAGGAAGATCAAACAGAAACGACGCTTTTGAACCATCGGCTTTGCAGATCTCCGCAGATGTGGAGaaaaaaaaccccgaagaaaaaCAAGATCCTACCGAGACTGAGTTGTGTCAACAGCTGACAG ATACATTATCTATCAGCAGTGAACTAACTCATACACTTACCCCAATACCGAGTTTAACCGATAGGACAATAAGCATTTCCAGGAATACCAACAGTCTAACCAGATTCAGCGAAGATGAGGACACTGAGAACATCGATGGAAATAATGTTAAACTAACCAATTGGACAACTAGATCCTTCTGCACATCGACTGAGGACATGATCTCTAGTGGAATTTTCGATAGTGACATAGAGG CTTCTGGAAATGAAGGAACCATTGAATCCCTACCAAGAGAAAGCATTTCAACCAACGAG GATAGCGCCTATAAGTGGCACGATATTTCAGCATCGGACATATGGGATGAGGACGACGCAACATTGGTCCCTTATAATAGAAAACCAAGGATAATTG TTGAATCATCGAGCGAAGATGAGCCCAGAAAGCTGAGAAAGCCGCTAACATTCTTCAATATCAGGAAAAGTGAAGCTTCCGACAATTCTTACCCCCATTCCAGCAACCGCACCTACTCCAATCTTGATGACTTTCAAGGTTCTTCGACTTTGACTAGTGAAGGTTTGTGTTCGAATTAA
- the LOC123321398 gene encoding uncharacterized protein LOC123321398, translating to MIFSDEDSERNHSLTSIYSVSNVTPMSLSEPDDSPAATCSSISTDVSVADNIFDEATEGDAENIEHNMIATRYGLPYDVVQCGCHAEALMQRNRQTGIKLCKTGSCHKFEEQFGELDGRAIRLWHTTKRLNEYKKACRIYKIFMSKPDPTKRKEFLKADYMLKVNFPHYWVHLSEKYITFMTDEDYQRENNYKEEVVESCQRILREQGFFSQHYQVIMRDFGENVKFSVDYRHLHQDFKMACEFLMKEYPNLFQHLMEKFDFGEFARKRLTVDENRKKYIEYSKKSGKVLKELEHAHCHESLAKIKKRNQV from the exons atgattttttcagaCGAAGATTCTGAGAGGAACCACAGCCTGACCTCTATTTACAGCGTTTCCAATGTCACCCCGATGAGTCTATCTGAACCTGACGATTCTCCAGCTGCAACTTGCTCTTCAATATCAACCGATGTGTCTGTTGCTGACAACATCTTCGATGAAGCAACAGAAG gggATGCTGAGAATATAGAGCATAACATGATTGCGACAAGATATGGTCTCCCATATGATGTAGTCCAATGTGGCTGCCATGCAGAGGCCCTCATGCAGAGGAACCGACAGACAGGCATCAAGCTGTGCAAAACAGGTAGTTGCCACAAGTTTGAAGAACAATTCGGCGAACTCGATGGACGTGCCATCAGACTGTGGCATACCACCAAGCGCCTGAACGAATACAAGAAAGCCTGCAGAATTTACAAGATCTTCATGTCCAAACCTGACCCGACCAAGAGGAAGGAGTTCCTCAAGGCCGACTACATGCTGAAAGTCAACTTCCCGCACTACTGGGTCCACTTGAGTGAAAAATACATTACTTTTATGACCGACGAAGACTACCAGCGCGAGAACAACTACAAGGAAGAAGTGGTGGAGTCCTGCCAGAGAATTCTGAGAGAACAGGGATTCTTCTCGCAACATTACCAAGTCATCATGAGAGATTTTGGAGAGAACGTGAAATTCAGCGTCGATTACCGTCACCTTCACCAAGACTTCAAGATGGCCTGCGAGTTCCTGATGAAAGAGTACCCCAACCTTTTCCAGCACTTGATGGAAAAGTTCGATTTCGGAGAATTCGCTCGCAAAAGACTGACCGTGGACGAGAACCGTAAAAAATATATCGAATATTCTAAGAAGTCTGGGAAGGTTTTGAAAGAACTCGAGCACGCACACTGCCACGAGTCTTTGGCGAAGATCAAGAAAAGAAATCaagtttga